The following coding sequences lie in one Silene latifolia isolate original U9 population chromosome 5, ASM4854445v1, whole genome shotgun sequence genomic window:
- the LOC141656809 gene encoding jasmonate-induced protein homolog, whose amino-acid sequence MASAKVQAQNGAQVSMTNQTSDVMTLDRSKDWSGNVATSLPQTIRPGESVTFAHLSDGDFGSRAAVVYTGTNAAGVPCGWVLAWDAPAYTQQSPNKVYVVCGVKPFIDHLDFNQIRLSLSASTSESNATDPATKTSTTATINESIPNKATVEAIFSLIP is encoded by the exons ATGGCTTCAGCCAAGGTACAGGCGCAGAATGGGGCACAAGTCTCGATGACTAACCAAACTTCGGATGTGATGACACTTGATCGATCAAAAGATTGGTCTGGTAATGTTGCTACTAGCTTACCTCAGACAATTCGGCCCGGAGAGTCGGTTACTTTTGCCCATTTGAGCGATGGTGATTTTGGTTCCAGGGCTGCAGTCGTTTATACTGGTACCAATGCCGCAGGCGTTCCTTGTGGTTGGGTTTTGGCCTGGGATGCTCCTGCTTATACCCAGCAGTCACCAAACAAG GTTTACGTTGTTTGTGGGGTGAAACCATTCATTGATCATTTGGACTTCAACCAAATCCGTCTGTCTCTGAGTGCTAGTACATCAGAGTCCAACGCCACAGACCCTGCTACCAAGACAAGCACCACCGCCACGATCAATGAGAGTATCCCAAACAAGGCCACTGTTGAAGCCATATTCAGCCTTATTCCTTAA